The following are from one region of the Primulina eburnea isolate SZY01 chromosome 17, ASM2296580v1, whole genome shotgun sequence genome:
- the LOC140817939 gene encoding uncharacterized protein has protein sequence MTARKLRPYFLSHPIAVLTNSPLRRIMTHAEVSRRMIKWTVELGEYDIEYKPRAAIKAQALTNFLIEMIQPVEEEVWRVFVDGASNLSGCGVGVVVIAPSEEKIKLALRIDSKVTNNEVEYEAVLAWLQASREAGASRVIIYSYSQLVTQQIKGMYEAKNKKMLKYLGLITARAAYLTDWSIEQILREENAEADTLAKLAASMTDISTREVLCFTRLVVSIDEEVPPVQKISWMTLIVEYIVHEKLPEDRAQVARIKKQAPRFVFLNNVLYRL, from the coding sequence ATGACCGCTCGGAAGCTGAGGCCTTATTTTCTTTCACATCCCATTGCGGTCCTCACCAACTCTCCACTTAGAAGGATCATGACCCATGCCGAAGTCTCCCGAAGAATGATTAAATGGACTGTAGAGCTCGGGGAGTATGACATCGAATACAAACCCCGAGCTGCTATAAAAGCCCAAGCCTTAACAAATTTCTTAATAGAAATGATTCAACCGGTAGAAGAAGAGGTATGGAGAGTGTTTGTTGATGGTGCTTCAAATTTATCGGGATGTGGAGTCGGGGTGGTCGTAATTGCCCCATCAGAAGAGAAAATTAAGCTGGCTTTGAGGATTGATTCCAAGGTCACAAATAACGAAGTAGAATATGAGGCTGTTTTGGCTTGGTTGCAGGCTTCCCGGGAAGCCGGTGCTTCTCGGGTCATTATTTATTCTTACTCTCAGCTGGTCACACAACAAATCAAAGGAATGTATGAGGCCAAGAACAAAAAAATGCTCAAATATTTAGGGCTCATCACGGCCCGAGCAGCGTATCTGACCGACTGGAGTATCGAACAAATTCTTCGGGAAGAAAATGCAGAAGCTGATACCTTAGCCAAATTGGCTGCTTCCATGACAGATATAAGTACTCGGGAGGTTCTCTGCTTTACCCGGCTGGTGGTCTCTATTGATGAAGAAGTACCCCCAGTCCAGAAAATCTCATGGATGACTCTCATCGTTGAATACATAGTCCATGAAAAGCTACCAGAAGATCGAGCCCAGGTCGCAAGAATAAAAAAACAAGCGCCCAGGTTCGTCTTTTTGAATAATGTTTTGTACAGATTGTAA
- the LOC140817940 gene encoding uncharacterized protein, which produces MISRVSTNGDSNRARKSRSRRECLEIDVRRRDEPVISFGPEDLRGVSLPHNDALVIQVRVANYDVLRVFVDNGSSVNVIFKEALVQMDLHEYQLESVETALFGFFGHDVYPDGEITLPLTLRTGDLRKTVMTVFTVVDASSSYNIILGRPAMNEMRAVASTYH; this is translated from the coding sequence ATGATTTCGAGGGTGTCCACCAATGGCGATTCCAACCGGGCCCGAAAATCCAGAAGCAGGAGGGAATGCTTAGAGATCGATGTGAGGAGAAGAGACGAGCCAGTCATAAGCTTCGGACCAGAGGACCTCAGAGGAGTTAGTCTACCCCACAATGACGCTCTAGTCATTCAGGTCCGAGTGGCTAACTATGATGTGTTGAGGGTATTTGTTGACAATGGTAGCTCTGTCAATGTGATATTTAAGGAAGCCCTGGTCCAAATGGATTTACACGAGTATCAATTAGAGTCGGTTGAGACTGCCTTGTTTGGTTTTTTTGGACATGATGTGTACCCTGATGGGGAAATCACTCTACCCCTGACCCTGCGCACTGGAGATCTGAGGAAGACTGTGATGACTGTTTTTACAGTGGTGGATGCCTCATCCTCGTACAATATCATATTGGGAAGGCCGGCCATGAATGAGATGAGAGCCGTGGCCTCCACTTATCACTAG